In the Triticum aestivum cultivar Chinese Spring chromosome 2B, IWGSC CS RefSeq v2.1, whole genome shotgun sequence genome, atcaacaccaagactccatcggtgttagaatcattactatgtaatctagattattgacactagtgcaagtgggagactgaaggaaatatgccctagaggcaataataaagttattatttatttccttaattcatgataaatgtttattattcatgctagaattgtattaaccggaaacttagtacatgtgtgaatacatagacaaaacatatagtccctagtatgcctctacttgactagctcgttaatcaaagatggttatgtttcctaaccatagagatgTGTTGTCAGTTGTTGAAcgagatcacataattaggagaattatgtgatggacatgacccattcgttagcttagcattttgatCGTAACAGTTtctttgctactgctttcttcatgacttatacaagttcctcagactatgagattatgcaactcccggataccggaggaacactttgtgtgctaccaaacgtcacaatgtaaatgggtgattataaaggtgctctacaggtgtctccgaaggtgtttgttgggttggcatagatcaagattaggatttgtcactccgtctttcggagaggtatctctgggccctctcggtaatactcatcactataagccttgcaagcattgtaactaattagttagttgtgggatgaagtattagggaacgagtaaagagacttgccggtaacgagattgaactaggtatgatgataccgacgatcgaatctcgggcaagtagcataccgatgacaaagggaacaacgtatgttgttatgcggtttgaccgataaatatcttcgtagaatatgtaggaaccaatatgagcatctaggttccgctattggttattgaccggacacgtgtctcggtcatgtctacatagttctcgaacccgtagggtccgcacgcttaacattcgatgatgattggtatgagtctatgtgatatgatgtaccgaaggttgttatgagtcccggatttgatcacggacatgacgaggagtcttgaaatggttgagacataaagattgatatattggaaggctatgtttggacaccggaaaggttccgggtggttcgggcatttttcggagtattgggaggttaccggaccaccccccccccggggggagttaatgggccttaatggcccatggtggaagagaggaggaggcggccaaggtggggcgcccccccccccctagcccaatcctaattgggaaggggggcgcccccctttccttctctccctctccctcttccttcttctcctactccaactagggaaggggggaaaacctactcctactgggagtaggactccccccccttgggtgcgccatagagggtcggccctcccctcctccactcctttatatacgggggaggggggcaccccatagacacacaagttggtcatgttgatcttttagccgtgtgcggtgcccccctccacaaatttccacctcggtcatatcgtcgtagtgcttaggcgaagccctgcatcggtaacttcatcatcaccgtcaccacatcgtcgtgctgacgaaactgtccctcgacctcagctggatctagagttcatgggacttCACCGAGTTGAGCGTGTGCAGATCGCAAAGGTGTCGTACcatcggtgctaggatcggtcggatcatgaagatggacgactacattaaccgcgttgtcataacgcttccgctttcggtctatgagggtacgtagacaacactctcccctctcgttgttatgcatcacctagatagatcttctgtgatcgtaggaaattttttgaaattactgcctTCCCTAACAAGGAACCCACTTGACTAAtctcttcaaatgcatcaatctcctcttgaagcttgtccttgccttttagtttGTGGTAATTttccttgctagacgccatactctctgaggtggtgaaaccaaggctatgatcaccaaggctatgatcaccaaagctatggaaatcaaggcaaatggaaccaaatctctgataccacttgtaggatcgaaagtatgtctagagggggtgattagactacttgaccaaataaaaatccagcattttcccaattttaagtcttggcagattttagcaacttatcacaagtcaagaaatcaacctacacatgcaattctaagagtataacaacggaatgtaaatcattgcatatgaaggtaaaggggaggagtttggagggagcaaacgcaatgtagacacagagatttttggcgtggttccgacaggtggtgctatcgtatatccacgttgatggagacttcaacccacgaagggtaatggttgcacgagtccacagagggctccacccacgaagggtccacgaagaagcaaccttgtctatcccaccatggccatcacccacgaaggacttgcctcacttgggtagatcttcacgaagtaggcgatctccttgcccttacaaactccttggttcaactccacaatttgacggaggctcccaactgacatctaaccaatctaggagacaccactctccaaaagctaatagatggtgtgttgatgatgaactccttgctcttgtgcttcagatgatagtctccccaatactcaactctctctcacagatttggatatagtggaaagatgatttgagtggaaagcaacgtggggaaggctagagatcaagattcttgtggttggattggaatatcttggtctcaacacatgactaggtggttctctctcgaaaAATGAGTAgtagaagtgtaggcacattctgatagctctctctcaaatggagaagggggtggaggggtatatattgcctccacacaaaatctaaccattacacacaatttaccaaactcggtgggaccgaatagtgaaactccgTCAGatcgatatggttcaaaatgtgaacgttaggcttttcggtgggaccgataatgtcaacttggtgggaccgatgcgctagggttagggcaaaacctcatctcagtgagaccgatcacatgaagtctgtgagaccgatttcagtaataagcaaacagagactttgtccaacaaactcggtgggaccgatcgctcatttcggtgagatcgaaacattatgaaaaggaaacagagagtttgcaccgCAAACTtgatgggaccaatcgctcatctccgttagaccgaaacgttacaaagggaaacagagagtttgcaatcccatctcagtgagaccgagatccctatcggtgagaccgaactgattagggtttctagctatggctatgtcaggtgaactcggtggcgttggatagataaaattggtggggccgagtttgacttttggtttaggacatatgtggaaaagAGAAAGTgattgagggattttggagcatataactaagcattttgagcaagcaagccattaagcaacacctcatccccttttaatagtattggcttctcctatggactcagtgtgatcttggatcactaaaatgaaaatgaagagtcttgagcttttgccaatatgtgtccttagcattttgaggggtccacatctctagtccatgccataccaatcattgaactttctgaaacattaatattagttctatgagctatatgttgttatgaattaccaaaaccacccggggattagttgcactttcagtgagGCAGCTTGCAGTCTCTTGTCAAATGTCTGGTACCTTTGCATTTGTTACACATCATCCTGAAATTGCCCCCAGTCTTGTTCTGCTCATAGTTTTCTCTCTGTCCAGTTCTAGTATTCTGACCCCATCCATTTTGCCCTTGTTTATTGCCCATTCCTACCTCAACTTCTCCCCTCCTAGTGTAATCTTTCCCTTCCCCAtaatctcttttttttcttttccaagtCATTGTTTCTGCTGCTCCCTGGAAGAGCAGCCCCCCCACCTCCAGATGAGCTTTCCAATCCTTGTTGGTCCATCTGAGCTAAGAGTGCCCCAAACCATTGCTGATGTTGGATCTGTTCAAGAGGGGGGTAAGGGCCGTAGCAGTATCTTTAGCTTTGAGATGTTCGGTCGACTGCTCTTCCTCCATCTTACCAGCAAGAATTTCCTTACTCTCTATGGGGATCTTCATGTCTTCTCTTCTCCCTCCATCCATTTCCATCTGAAGATTGGAATTCCCAGGTTCCTCTCTGAACCCAAATCTTCCTCCGTTTCTGCCATTGTTTTGATACTTCTCTCTAGCTCCATCTTTTTCCTCTCATTTCTTTCTGTATTGGTAGTTGCCTCTCCCTCCCCTATTGAATCTCCATCCTCCCCTGAATCCACCCACACCTCTGCTCATCATCCCGGCCTCACTATGCTTGTTtggtggcggaggaggagggagAAACCCTAAACCCTTGAGGGGGTCGTACTCTCTCTCAAAGCAGAGGAGAGGCTCATTATTTATATGGGAAAATGTTTGGGAAAGCATATTTCTATATCCCGCCTCTCCTTTTTGACCTTTTGACCCCCATCAGACTTGATTATTGTCTTCCTACCCCAATCGGGGGGAGACATTGCTTTTTCATTGCCCATGTCATTAACATTAGAAACTAAACAACTATTTATATCCATATTTTCTAAATAAACTATCCGCATTAGACTAGAAATCTGGAATTTGCGCATAATTTCCTGAATTCATTTTATCTGCTATGTATTTGCTTCTTCTTATTTGGTCGTAATCAACCTTGCAGCTAGCACCTTCATAGAGGGTAGCGCAATCCTCCACAGCAAAAGCCCTGATAGGTTTTTTGGCAGAAACATTTCTAGCAATTTTCCTGATTTTATCCTCAATTAGTTCATCTTCCATACTATCTAAATTCTCCTTCTCGAAAACAGAGCCAAAACGAGCTCTGGTCACAGATTTTCCCCCATCTTCAGCAGCCAATCTCCGCTGTTTTTTCAAACTTGATTTTCTCGATGTTCCCATCAATTCAGAATCGATGAGATATTTATTCAAGGAGGGATTCATACCTTGCAGATCCAACGAGGGCCTAGTTTCCTCGTCGGAGTGCTCACCAGCGAGCAGCCAGAAACGACCACCCGTCGGTGAGGTTCCTATTCCCGTCCCTGGGAACGGGCGAGGCAGAGCAGGCGTAGCGAACGGTGAGGGAAGCGTGGCGATCTCCTTAGCACCAGTGGCATATTCGCCTTCTTCCTCTTCGAACCAGGCTTCGCTCCCCCCTTGGCCTTGCTGCTCTCTGGATCTGCCTGCACCTCCATCTTCTCCACAGGCACCGGTGCAGGGAGGCCCATCACCGCCCCAACGACGAACTCTGACCGACCTATCGGAGTGCTGCGGCGCGATCGGAACGCCCTCCACTTCATGGCCAGCCTGGGGTCGTCCGACGCCGCCTCCTCCATTGCCTAGAGCAGCATCCTGAGCGCGCCCACCGGTTCGCCCGACGGGGAGAGGCGTAGATCCTCCGCCTCCGTGAGCCTTCTAaacgccgaccccgccgcctccttcAGATCCCGCTCCTCTGCAAACCAGGAGATGATCTCCATCAGCTTTTCCATCTTCTCTTTGTCTCCATCGGCTATCTGCCTTGCCCTCGCCTCGAGCCTTGGCTTCCAGGACGCCAAGGATCTCCAGGGGCAAAGCGCTCGCTTGTGGGAGGAGAGAGGTGTGGATCTCGTCGAGTGGGGATGAAATGGCCGCTCCACGCGCCGCAGCTTTAATTCTCCGCCAAAACAACGTGATAAGGAAACCTGAcctgcacaccccccccccccccctcctcctgtATCACCTCGCTATGGTGTACTAGTTGGAGTCAACCCGAGTCCCACGGTCGTCCAGCAACATCAGCCACGGCGAGCCGCCTCGTCGGAGAAGCATGCCCCGCCGGAACAGCAGCGGCGCCGGTACGGATAGGTCGGAGACGAGGTGGACCGCCCATCTTCGGTCAGGCGGGTCCTCCCCGCTCGAGTCGCCATGAGAGCGAGGGCTGGCCGCTCGAATCGCCATCGACCTATCCCCTCATCGTCGGTCGGCCAAGTAGTCCTGCTAATTGATTCTCGCGTCCACGCCGGCCAAAACGCCGCAGTTCGCAACATGGAGTCCATGCTAATGGATTCTGGCTTCCACGCCCGGCCAAAACGCCATAGTTCCGAGAGGTGTCCGCCGGCCGCGCGCGTGGAGTCCCAGCTGGTAAAACGCCGCAGTTCCGAGCCGTGCCCGCCGGCGGCTGCTAATTGATTCCTTGTAGTACGTCGTACTGATGCACGTCTGCTGGAGACATGCGTCTCCGTGAAATCAAAGCGCACAAGATGGCTGATGATTCTTTGTCATACAATCAGGTCGTACAATGAGAAACTTAATTGTTTCGGGAGGGAAGCTGCTGCAGGATTTATATCAGCGATTCACCCAAAATGCCCCTAAGGCTTGAATATACTGCACGAATTTGGGTGTAGTGTTGCCTCATCTCGACCGTTGCCTCATAAAATTAAAAGGTTCAGATTAATTTGATGTACCGTAAAAGGACTAAAAAAAAGGTCTGATACCACTACAACAGTAAACATAGGCACATAGCAGAGCTACGTTCATCAGCAAGCTGCAGGATCATATACAAAATTTTCTCGGAGATCCATCACTCATACACAGATATATAGTACAACATACGTCACGAGAAAAACAGCCTCTTCGCGTTGCGCCGCCACTTGAGAACCCCTACTCTTGGTCCAGCCATGTGAAGCTATCCAGCGACCCGATCGGCAAGTCCTGCCGTAAACACGCACGAGACAAGGAGATGAGCCATGAGAGATATGCACTGGGAAACGAAACGAGCACGATGAACGCGGCGGCGCTTACGGCCAGAGCGGAGAAGTCCGGGGGCGTTCCGGGTTCGGGGAAATCTTGGAGCGCGTCCGTGTCAACAAGAGGCAGATGTTGCTTCTCAGGGTAGGCGGCGTCCGGCGTTCCGCTGCGTGACGGGTGTTCATCCAGGCCAGGCAGCGCTGCGTCATCAACGGCATACGACGAGGTTCCAGCGAGCCATTCCGCGGCTCCCCGAACAGCTGATAGGCGGAACTCTTCATCCTCCTGTCACGTAACATGAATGCCAGTGAAATTAAGGAGTTATAACAGTTTACAAGGTGACACAATCTGCTAAGTGCTGACTGCTGTGCTGAGTATATGCACAATATCATTAATTTAGGAAGAGAAAGGCATAACTTGAGGGGGTTATCTTGGCAGCAGAAAAAGTAAAATGCATGTCCTATTCAAGATGTGAATTTAGGTTCATGCAGAGCTTGGTTTATTGTAGTAATCAGGATCAAATTATGTATTGGTGAAGGAatcagatttttttttttttttttgcaaacatGACTATTTGTGATACATGGATCTTTATAAGGACTTAAAAGCTTCTCATATATTTCTGAGACTGTTGGATGCACTCTTGCAAGCAGAGAAAATTCTCCTGTCTAGTAGGAGTATCTAGTTGTTTTTGTGCAGTGTAGCATTTGTACTACATGAAACCTAGAGTTGAGGAAGGAATTGTTCAGACGGAGGGATCCTAGTATTGCAAGGCTTTGTTCAGGGGCTTCCAATAATTCACCCACAATCAGTATTGCAAGTCAATACTCTAGAGTCCTATAAACAGAGTTTATCGGGTGTACATAGGATTTTATTTGATAGATAAGACAAAACCTTCCAGAAAGTTGATGATAGTTTCATCGGTCAATGAAGATTTACCTGATTCTGCTCGGTTTCGAATGGACTACTGTCTGGCCGAGGAGGCTGCGGAGGGTATGTCATTGGGGTTGTAGGATCGATTTTCACAGCAAATGAATCGGATTCTTCATTAACAGCGAACATTACAGACTGCCCAGCTTTCTCTGACGGCAACTGAAAGAAGACTTTGCAAACAACAAGCTCCCCATCCTTCTCATTTTCATCTACCCCAAGGTGATACTGATGCATCGTCCAATTAGTCTTTTCTGCCTTGGCACCTCCTTTCCTAAGAACCATTATTTTCTTCCACCCTTTTATGTCACCGTTATTATCTAAGATATGTCTGGATTTTCCAGTCTTGTGCCATCTGAGATGCTCATCACAAACATTGCAGTCGCTGTTGCTAATCTTGCGACGCTTGCGCGTGCCAACATCATAGGCATTACAAATTTTGTGGAAGAAATGACTGGCGGTTCCATCTGATTTGACACCTGCAGACGTATATGAATTAGCTAATGAAGACTTACTCTGCATCGTATGAGCTAACTTTCTAATTCAGAAAGCCCGGATAACAAGTCCAAAATAAGAATCATGTACCAGGGAGATTTTCCGGATGTGTATAGCAGATTCCTTCTGGCATCTCTATAGTTGGAATAAAATCATCTATTAGTACATGGGACACTGCCCTGCCAATCTTCCCTTCTAAATGTCCAAGCAGTTGAAGATCAGTAGGATCAAACTTAACACCAGTAGGGAGTCCTGGCCACTGTGATGAAACCTGCAATATGAAGACATGAGCTTTTAGCATTTTACACTTCAATCAGGACAAAGAAAAGACCACGATACCACTATTCGGAAATAGAGGGTTGAGTACTGTTGTTTGGATGGTGTGTGTTAGTTTACTTTTAGCTTTTGCGGGAGGTGTTAGTTTAGTTGTTAGTATTAAGTGACACTGAAATAGCAAATGGAAAAAGAAGGGTGGTGCAGAGTTATCTCTCGAATTGTAGAATGGCATGTATTTGGAACAAAATTTGCAAGCTAGAATGAGATGTATTAGGAACAGAGGGAATACTAGGCAATATCCAGAAGCAGTAGAAGTTTGCGGTTTGCCCAGTTTTTGCCTTCTTTTTCGGTTTTGATAGCTTTCATAGGTTTTGCTAGCATTGCCTTTTGTTTTGTTTCGTTTTGCTTTGTAAACTTCTGCATCTTCATGGAGTTCTTCTAATGCGAAACAACATACAATTTTTCATCCCCTATGATCATAAGACCAGGTTCCATCAGGTTTTTACTTGCCCCGATAAACCACGTGTATTAATATGTTGTATTAACTGCAGGACCGCCATTCTGGTTTTTATTTGCTTGCTCATAATGACGAAGTTACAAATTATAAGCATCGATGTAGTTTAGAACATAATGTTTCAATAAGCATATCAAGTGTAATAACGATACCATGGAACTATTACTTACTACTAGTGTTGCATCCGATGTTTTGTTTGGACCTAGTGCATTTGTGAAGATCAAGGTTGAACATGGGCAAAAAGATAATTACTAGAGAACCGTGCATAAAAGTAAATGAAACAGTCATATTGAATAATTAATGGTACTTACATCACTATTATCAATGCGATGTTCGCATTTTGGGCACTCCATCCCTGCTTCTGGAAGCAATTCCCCGTTTCTTACCATCATGGCAATTATCTTGCCAGTAACAATGAATGGCCTGAAGTAGAAATGTGTGAGCTAAATTTATTTTAGGAAGCCTCGTTTGATGCCTAACAAATAAAGAATTTAATTAACGATGTAAGTTAGAGATCCCACTTGTCTCAACAAAAAGCTATCGACCTTTTTTCAGATTCACAATGTAGCAACTAAACTAAATGGGAATATATGAACGGATTTGTACACAGAGAGACATCTATCTGAATTTCAATGTTCAGTCATAGGATATTAACTGCGGTAAACAGATTTAAAGCAAACTAATCAAGAATGGCCATGTTCCCAAACTCAGAGAAAAATCTCAGGAATAAAGATAATCAATTGTGTACtaattctgaaaattttgatagaTTAGCACTTGTTTGCAGATCTTTTGTCTTGCATTGCCATTCCAACGTATGTAGGCAGAGACAAGACAAATATAGATCATCCATCTCTGTTTTATCCTCTGTTTCTGAAGAAAGAGGAGCCTAAAGCAGAGCATGCCCATTGATTGATCTGAAGAGCCAGTGATTTAACCAACATGCACTCGGTGACAACATGTCCAATCATGAGCAGATATTCAGATTGGCAGAATGCAATCAAAAGTTTCCTGCGAGAAACACTGGGATTCACCACGCCCCCCTGAAACCTGCATCTGCCATTTTTGTGCTACTGCAAGCGAACGGAAACCTGGAGGCTGAACAGAGGAGTTCTGAATAAGCATTTCCGCTGGCAGATAGAAAGCCCAGCACCGAACATGTTGGAGATGGCATACAGAAACGTCTTCTGTGATCCACCCACCAGTAATATTTCTTCCAACGAGGTGCGATGCATCAGACATCAGTACTGAACCTGAACGCCGCACCTGCACCATCAGATACTGCAGCAGTTCGACAATCCACGCATCCAGCAGCGCAAATCAGCAATCTCTACCGTATGATGAAGTAGAGCACCACGAGATCAGCACAGGTGCGACCGGAGAGCACCACGAGATCAGAATCAGATCAGTCTCTGCTACAAAGAACAGAGCGGAACGGAACAGAGCCCTTCTCTGCTTCCTCCGAGAGGTTGGTTCCTCCTTCTCCAGCACCACCTAAGCACACCGCGAAGCCCCTGCACTGCCGCTGCAACGACAAGTAGAACCAGGCCGGATTCctcgacggcggcgcggcggcgttgCCCTCCTCTGTTTCGGTCTCTTTTTTTAGAACTTCTCTGCTTCCTTCGGGAGGAAGACTCCTCCTTGAGACCTCCACCAC is a window encoding:
- the LOC123045755 gene encoding NAC domain-containing protein 73, with amino-acid sequence MLVRSLLAHHSAPTVADLRRRSRAPMEEPFIVTGKIIAMMVRNGELLPEAGMECPKCEHRIDNSDVSSQWPGLPTGVKFDPTDLQLLGHLEGKIGRAVSHVLIDDFIPTIEMPEGICYTHPENLPGVKSDGTASHFFHKICNAYDVGTRKRRKISNSDCNVCDEHLRWHKTGKSRHILDNNGDIKGWKKIMVLRKGGAKAEKTNWTMHQYHLGVDENEKDGELVVCKVFFQLPSEKAGQSVMFAVNEESDSFAVKIDPTTPMTYPPQPPRPDSSPFETEQNQEDEEFRLSAVRGAAEWLAGTSSYAVDDAALPGLDEHPSRSGTPDAAYPEKQHLPLVDTDALQDFPEPGTPPDFSALADLPIGSLDSFTWLDQE